DNA from Mycobacterium sp. SMC-8:
CGAACGCCAGCAGAGCGTCCAGGAACAGCGCCAGCGCGGTGACCATCAGGGCACCCACGAGGGCGACGTAGAACTCGCGCACCTTGATGCCGTCGATCAGGTAGCGGCCCAGCCCGCCGAGGCTGGCGTAGGCCGCGACGGTGGCGGTCGCCACAATCTGCAGGGTTGCGGTGCGCAGCCCGCCGAGGATCAGCGGCATCGCGTTCGGAGTCTCCACCCGCAGCAGGATCCTGCGTTCGGTCATCCCCATCGACCGGGCGGCGTCGACGACCGTGCGGTCGACGTTCGCGATGCCCGAATAGGTCCCGGCCAGCAGCGGCGGGATGCCCAGCAGCATCAGCGCGACGGTCGGCGGGACCAGACCCAGGCCCCACAGCAGCACACCGAGCAGCAGCACGCCGAGGGTGGGCAGCGCACGCAGCGCGTTCACGCCGGTGACGACGAGGAAGGTGCCGCGACCGGTGTGCCCGATCAGCATCCCGAGCGGCACCGCGATCAACGCCGAGAAGAACACCGCGATGACGGTGTACTGCAGATGCTCCAGGATCCGGGCGCTCAGCCCGGCCGGACCGCCCCAATTGGCGGCGGTGAAGATGAACGACAGCGCCTCCTGCAGGAAGTTCATGCCGGCGCACCCGCCTTCGCCGTGGACGCCCGGTCAGCCCGGGTCCAGGGGGTGAGCGCCCTGCCGATCAGCATGATCAGGGTGTCGATCACGATGGCCAGCACGAAGATCGCGATGATGCC
Protein-coding regions in this window:
- a CDS encoding ABC transporter permease; the encoded protein is MNFLQEALSFIFTAANWGGPAGLSARILEHLQYTVIAVFFSALIAVPLGMLIGHTGRGTFLVVTGVNALRALPTLGVLLLGVLLWGLGLVPPTVALMLLGIPPLLAGTYSGIANVDRTVVDAARSMGMTERRILLRVETPNAMPLILGGLRTATLQIVATATVAAYASLGGLGRYLIDGIKVREFYVALVGALMVTALALFLDALLAFAVWASVPGTGRLQRLGAMPQPFLGDEVALESRPRPGSSPDSEARHERAKPSPTVEA